A part of Capsicum annuum cultivar UCD-10X-F1 chromosome 6, UCD10Xv1.1, whole genome shotgun sequence genomic DNA contains:
- the LOC107874999 gene encoding uncharacterized protein At4g14450, chloroplastic — protein MADKNSLISSSGDRRQPTRLQRRAPTSIKVDRVTDWNIAIPLLSPLITSPTDSESDNLKAAINAFSGSVGEVRKEQPDKPGMVFKKWQHPAAPFCYEPAPMVPFVVCAGNADGKVF, from the coding sequence aTGGCGGACAAGAATTCTCTTATTTCTTCCTCCGGCGACCGGCGCCAACCAACCCGACTGCAACGGCGAGCTCCGACGTCAATAAAAGTTGATCGGGTAACCGATTGGAATATTGCGATACCGCTTTTATCGCCGTTGATTACTTCTCCGACGGATTCCGAATCGGATAACTTGAAGGCAGCGATAAATGCTTTTTCCGGATCCGTCGGTGAGGTGAGGAAAGAACAGCCGGACAAGCCGGGGATGGTGTTTAAAAAGTGGCAGCATCCGGCGGCGCCGTTTTGTTACGAGCCGGCTCCGATGGTGCCTTTCGTGGTATGTGCAGGAAACGCTGATGGGAAAGTTTTCTAG